Within Eremothecium cymbalariae DBVPG#7215 chromosome 3, complete sequence, the genomic segment ATAAACTTACTGaactattcaaaaacaatcTCATCTCTTTTGAATTGTTCTCTGCAAGCGTCAATCAACTCAATAAGATCTTTATGGGCAATGATGTCCCAAAATATGGTTGCAATTTTTGGTTATATGGAGAGAGAGTACCTTTTTACATCAGCATGTACTCTTGTATTATTCAACGCAGCCTTTGGTATACATGAGCAAACTTATCAACATCTAGATCATGctttaaagatatttaGTAAAATGAGAAATTCAGGGAATCATCCTGCTGGCCTTCGTAGGGCGCAATTGTTAAGACTAATGAGTGATCTAGATTTCCACGATGTTATGAAAGATCTGATAGCAAAACATGCTGATACTGTGAAACCAGATCCTCAGTGTAATGATGAGGATTCTgagaaaaaaattaatgTAGTTCGACAACTACATGCACTTTCTCCAACTGGGAGCGTCAACAGTGGTTCTGGTATATCATGTGATTCGGTGGCACCAGATTTAACTGACCTTTCAAAAAACGAGGCCCAAACTATCGAGAAAAATGTTAGCAGGTTAGACTTGCAGACCCTTGACATGCATAATGACTTACAAGAAATGTTGGATAATCTGAATGAAATTGGCAAATGTGATGATCAGTTATGGAAAGAAATTACGGATCAGGCTATGTGGTTGGGAAATGCAATGGATCCAGCATGCGCTTTGGGGAACGAATCAGACTTTTATAAATCAAATCCCcttaattttaaatgattAATAACATCTACTGTTCTATAATTGGCTACCCCAAAACTTATTTCCTAGAAAAAGCGTTCGCATTTTTAGTTCTCATACTTATATAGATATGCATGTATTTGTTCATATgtgtaaatatatatatatatatatatatatatatatatatatatatatatatttcagaCAAAAATTATAAGCGTTGGTAGTTGAATCACTGACGTATTTTCTTGATGATGCTACCTACATCATCTTCACACCATTCTTTGAGTCTTTTCTGGGATCCAACTATAACGGAGTAACCTAAAGCCAATTCTTGATTATTTAGCTTTTCTTGTCTGAATGTCATTTCTTCcattttattcttcttccaGCTACCTGTCGGAATAGATATTAATTCATGGACTCTTCTTGCAGCTAttagtttctgttgttccACATGAGCAATTCCAGCAGATCTAGTAATCAATATTGAACCACCTGATTCAATTCGTTGAGCTTTGAACATAATAGAGTTGATATCTGTTCTTGATTTCATGCTTAGATAGGGAGAATTTTGGAGGTTCATTAACCACTCAAACAAATTCTTAGACTTCAATAGATGGacatcattttttgaacgAAGGCCTCTATTCAGAGTATCTAACAACCACTGTAAGTTTCGATAATAATTCTCACTGTCTTCAGAATTTTGGGGTGATATGATGGGTTTGAGTAACGGCACATCTTTGACATTAATTAATGGAGATGATAAAACCCAACGATAGGCTTTTTCATACAAGGATGATCGCGGTTGGGTTAAATTATCTATCAATCTCGAAATTGCATACCATATAATTGGTGGTACATCGCCCAAACTAATTTTCTGTTCATTGGAGCTTTGAGTAAATGTGTAGATTATCTTGGTTAATAAGATCTTAAATATGTTACTCCCTTTAAACTGACTCTTACCTTGCAAGGAACCTAGcatttgttcaacaatAGTAAATGCGATATTAGACACTTCAGGTCTAGAATCAGAAAGAGACATAATTACgaattgaaatattttacTGTCCAAAAGCGTCTTTACTTCGAACTTGTAATTAATATGCCCATCATCAGTAAGTTGCTGTCTGActaattcatcattattgATGACAAGCAACAAAACAAATAGTGCGTCATATACTTGGTAGTTAGAACTCTTTGTTGAAAGTTCAAATTGTTTGAAGTATTCTTGAATTTTATGCCAGGAGGTGTTTGAATAAATTTCTACTTCTAAACCAATATAATCAAGCTTGGGATAATTTTGAATGGAATTTTCAAGTACATCTTTATCCAAAGTAACTAGATATCCCTCATTTTTCTTCTCAATCAAATTAGGTAGTGTAATCAATTCTCGTTCTGTAGTTGTCAGggaatccaaaaattcccACGAATAAATATGATTAATCCATGAAACAGAAATAGTTGCCTCAATcctttctaaaatttgTAATATCAATCTATCATGAGGTCTTATTGTGCCACCATAGACCGTTAACAACTTTTCCTGAAGAGATGTGCTTGAGTTTTTTGAAACGTCTTTTGAGAATAAGTTAGAAATAATAACCATTGACAAATACTGAGAGTATTTAGCCGCATTCCGGTCATAGACAGGGACAAGGTTATTGTTGATAAATATTTGCAGTAATTTCTCGCTCTCTATCGATGTACTAATGCCACCCAATATTAAAATACTTGCATATTCTAAGATGTCATCATGTTTAACCCATTCTCGGCTAAGCAAGACCTCAAGCTGAGAATTTACTGAATTTTTATTAGCCAGCGTCCAAATGTTATTCTCTAAGGCAAAGTATTTAAATTGCGACAGCAACTGAATAAAATCTTGATGTAGTCGTTGATTTTCTGccaaattttttgttatgaATAGTATCATCTTATTCAACCAGGTTCTGATAATGTTTTTTTCTGAGGGAAAGCAGATTGTAATAAACTTTACAGTTAGTTCCGTGAATCTCAACTCATTGTTGGACGTTATGCATTCTATAATGGAATTCTTATCCTCATTGGATAGCATTGAATGGCAGCTGCAAAATAAATTAAGAGAATCTTTTAgcattttattttcaacagTTGCAAAATTTTTTAGCGCTAATGCTACAGCCTTCTCCAGAAACTGCAATATAATACGGTCATCAGATGGTTGAAGGATAGAAGCCAATCCAATTAGTATATTAAAGTCTTCGATACCTTccaaatatcttttaaGAACTTCAATAGCACCAGAGTAATCCAAGGAATGCTGAATCAAGtgtatttttgaagagcttttcaaactttctTCATATAATAGGTTCAACTCTAATTTGTTAAccaattgtttttggaggAATCCTCCAAGCACGGAATTcagttcttcttcagaaCGGTGAGCTAGTTTAATGAACAATTCACCAGAAATACTAACGTTATTGGTATGAAGGTTTCTCAAGATAAAAGCAATTGTGATATTATCGTCAAtcacttcttcttctaataaATAGCTCAATTGTTTGGTAGACATCACGGTGCATAACTCATTCAATATATCCTTAAAAATACCAACTAAATGCCAAGCACTAAAATTCTCTTTAACCAATTCAAAGGCATATTGAGCAAACTCATCGATTTCTGTATCTAATTGTTTGTATATTTGGAGTAGGACATGGGTAGAGTAAACATATTTTTCGcatatttttatatcatTAGTATCAAAATGAGTACTCAAGACAAGTTTCTCAAAACATTTTCTAGATTTGAATTTATTCTTAAAGTTCTCATTAATGAGGGCGTAGTTTCCAACCCTTGATAAGAGCGAATCCAAAATGATCGGAAACCTGTGTTTACTGAATTGGATACTATCAGCTTGTAATATGGTATGAACACGAAATAAAATTCCTGCAACATCCAAATCATTAACAGGATACCTTGTAATATTGGCTATTTCTGAAATGTCAACTAGACTGATGTAGTCAACAAACGAAAAATCGGAGCTTGAACTCAATAAATAGTCTTTTTCAGATAACAGTGGAATACAACTTTCATAAGCAGagaaattcaaatatacTTCTATGAGTGACTTTTCAATACCTTCTAAAGTTGTGGATAACCTACAAATACCTGTGGATGATTCACCAATAATAACCATTCCTCTTAGGAATAACAAAAGCCATTCGGCAGCAACATTATTTGGAGATTCTCTATCAACGTGTTTCCACTGTTCACATAAAGCAACAATAAAAGGTGATACATTATCGTAGTCTTTAGCAATGTCCACATACTTATAAGGAAATTTAATACATCTTGAGATCGTTTCATCCAAAAGCTTCCACAAGGTTTCAGATGATGAGTCGTTTTCCATTTCACTAACCCGGGATACAGTAGAAAGGGTATTTATTAAACATAAAACTGGAGATGCAAGAAGAAGCTCAGTATTCATAAAAACGGTATACTGTAAAAGTCTATCCACCAAGTTTGAGATTTTGGTAGATATGGCATGGATTgaatttttggaagatgCCATACGCAATAGAGAACTGAATAAAGAGTGCTTGTCTTTGGTAGAATGCCACCATTTAGCCTGAGAACTATTCAATTCCTGAAATTGGAGAAAGTTATCCAATATAACAACATCGCAGCCATGAAATGATTCTTGTCCCATAATATCTAAGAAGATGTTTGAAGATGGTAACGTTACTTGAAAATAGTTAGGAAACAAGCTAGCATAGTAATTTAAAACTTTAGTCAAAGATAGAGACAATACcttattttctttggattTATTGTAAACTTCGTTAAGGGTAGACACAATAACCGTGAGATCAGGTAATAACTTGTAATATGCACTATTCAATAAGGCCTTGCCTGAATCCCAGCCATGTTTATCATacaattgttgaataagGTCAAATTTTTTAAGCGAGAAGATCAAAAGTTGACAGCCCATTTGTTTAATTAAAGGCACTTCATGTTGAATGCTTTTAGAAAGGCATGTCTTCGAAATCGAAGATGGGAGTACGTTTTCCATAACTAATCTCATATTTGGAGTCTTATTTGTTTGAATCTCATACAACCTAGGTGGTATTGGTAAATTAATGATCCTCCCCAATACCAACGTTAAACTAAACCAGTAGGATGTCATTTTTGGATCATGATAACCATGTGAAGCTAAGAAGTTGCAATATGGAGCAACTAGTTCAGGAACATTACGAAGAACCTTTAAAACAGTATTGCATTGTAACTCATCCTCCCATGgtttaaaaaatgttaAGACTTTATAAACTATCTTGTTGTACAACTGAAATTCTCTGTTGTTGACCGTTATGGTAACACCAAGGCCACcttgtttttgttcaataCATTCATCCAGCCATATCTTGTCATCAGGAAACACAACACTGAATTGAGGATCTACGCCATATGCTTGGAAGAATAAATCCGCTTTTT encodes:
- the URB1 gene encoding Urb1p (similar to Ashbya gossypii ACL095C), whose protein sequence is MDDHNDDFSKNQKSTWKQKLNINSNFNDALLQQLQRILSNIDLINEGVANNYQPIIEFFEKGFCFQVVQGWSYYAQINNQNMFADCSIKLYKTLEVLDSNSSVQQFGTILIKEILDNYSKVFYRGLSAMRPSVTNPIIKLMKQIILFHNGQHVDDFLTYFDLSITSILKIMTPNKIELKDTSFPRKNTHYSMRANFITFWIQLVKNAHPLLRMSILTENQKIMSNWFKYIIKVDTYELLDATLDVLTEFVLKEKSFKKSTKCKILNEHILSKLHELYYSPNKKLLQKADLFFQAYGVDPQFSVVFPDDKIWLDECIEQKQGGLGVTITVNNREFQLYNKIVYKVLTFFKPWEDELQCNTVLKVLRNVPELVAPYCNFLASHGYHDPKMTSYWFSLTLVLGRIINLPIPPRLYEIQTNKTPNMRLVMENVLPSSISKTCLSKSIQHEVPLIKQMGCQLLIFSLKKFDLIQQLYDKHGWDSGKALLNSAYYKLLPDLTVIVSTLNEVYNKSKENKVLSLSLTKVLNYYASLFPNYFQVTLPSSNIFLDIMGQESFHGCDVVILDNFLQFQELNSSQAKWWHSTKDKHSLFSSLLRMASSKNSIHAISTKISNLVDRLLQYTVFMNTELLLASPVLCLINTLSTVSRVSEMENDSSSETLWKLLDETISRCIKFPYKYVDIAKDYDNVSPFIVALCEQWKHVDRESPNNVAAEWLLLFLRGMVIIGESSTGICRLSTTLEGIEKSLIEVYLNFSAYESCIPLLSEKDYLLSSSSDFSFVDYISLVDISEIANITRYPVNDLDVAGILFRVHTILQADSIQFSKHRFPIILDSLLSRVGNYALINENFKNKFKSRKCFEKLVLSTHFDTNDIKICEKYVYSTHVLLQIYKQLDTEIDEFAQYAFELVKENFSAWHLVGIFKDILNELCTVMSTKQLSYLLEEEVIDDNITIAFILRNLHTNNVSISGELFIKLAHRSEEELNSVLGGFLQKQLVNKLELNLLYEESLKSSSKIHLIQHSLDYSGAIEVLKRYLEGIEDFNILIGLASILQPSDDRIILQFLEKAVALALKNFATVENKMLKDSLNLFCSCHSMLSNEDKNSIIECITSNNELRFTELTVKFITICFPSEKNIIRTWLNKMILFITKNLAENQRLHQDFIQLLSQFKYFALENNIWTLANKNSVNSQLEVLLSREWVKHDDILEYASILILGGISTSIESEKLLQIFINNNLVPVYDRNAAKYSQYLSMVIISNLFSKDVSKNSSTSLQEKLLTVYGGTIRPHDRLILQILERIEATISVSWINHIYSWEFLDSLTTTERELITLPNLIEKKNEGYLVTLDKDVLENSIQNYPKLDYIGLEVEIYSNTSWHKIQEYFKQFELSTKSSNYQVYDALFVLLLVINNDELVRQQLTDDGHINYKFEVKTLLDSKIFQFVIMSLSDSRPEVSNIAFTIVEQMLGSLQGKSQFKGSNIFKILLTKIIYTFTQSSNEQKISLGDVPPIIWYAISRLIDNLTQPRSSLYEKAYRWVLSSPLINVKDVPLLKPIISPQNSEDSENYYRNLQWLLDTLNRGLRSKNDVHLLKSKNLFEWLMNLQNSPYLSMKSRTDINSIMFKAQRIESGGSILITRSAGIAHVEQQKLIAARRVHELISIPTGSWKKNKMEEMTFRQEKLNNQELALGYSVIVGSQKRLKEWCEDDVGSIIKKIRQ